The following proteins come from a genomic window of Maridesulfovibrio zosterae DSM 11974:
- the pstA gene encoding phosphate ABC transporter permease PstA: MNNSAETLEQVNSMMDSNDLVAETMLEPGHGNYSIREKIEKLVFLIFKGAAVINGLALIIICGFVLYYGLPAMSWEFLTESPRNSMTEGGIFPCIVGTIVLSYGALLIALPWGIATAIYLNEYATSPKLVRIIRLGINNLAGVPSVVFGLFGLSLFVTVMGMGVSIMAGVCTLGALALPLVIGASEEALRSVPQTYREASLGLGATKWQTIYKVVLPAALPGMLTGAILTLSRAAGETAAIMFTAAVFFTPEMPQSLFDDVMALPYHIYVLATAGTEIEKTRHIQYGTSLVLIALVLGMNLIAIYIRAKMQKKIGR; the protein is encoded by the coding sequence ATGAATAATTCCGCTGAAACTTTAGAGCAAGTGAATTCCATGATGGATAGTAATGATCTGGTCGCAGAGACCATGCTGGAACCGGGGCATGGAAATTATTCCATAAGAGAAAAAATTGAAAAACTGGTTTTCTTAATTTTCAAAGGAGCCGCTGTTATTAACGGGCTCGCTCTCATCATAATTTGCGGATTCGTCCTTTATTATGGTCTTCCCGCCATGAGTTGGGAGTTTTTGACTGAATCTCCGCGAAATTCTATGACCGAAGGTGGAATTTTTCCATGTATAGTGGGGACAATAGTACTCAGCTACGGTGCTTTACTTATTGCCTTGCCATGGGGAATTGCAACAGCTATCTACCTGAATGAATATGCGACATCGCCTAAGCTTGTAAGAATTATCCGTCTTGGTATCAACAACCTTGCCGGAGTTCCTTCTGTTGTCTTTGGATTGTTCGGACTTTCCCTGTTTGTGACTGTTATGGGGATGGGGGTCAGTATTATGGCCGGGGTCTGCACTCTTGGAGCATTGGCCTTACCTCTCGTAATCGGGGCATCTGAAGAAGCTTTAAGATCTGTTCCACAGACATACCGTGAAGCTTCACTCGGACTTGGCGCAACAAAATGGCAGACAATTTATAAAGTAGTTCTTCCCGCTGCGCTACCGGGTATGCTTACCGGAGCCATCCTGACCCTTTCACGCGCTGCAGGTGAAACTGCTGCAATTATGTTTACCGCTGCAGTGTTTTTTACTCCGGAAATGCCGCAGTCACTTTTTGATGATGTAATGGCGCTTCCTTATCATATTTATGTGCTTGCAACCGCAGGTACTGAAATAGAAAAAACACGCCACATTCAGTACGGTACATCATTAGTTCTTATTGCACTCGTTCTGGGCATGAATTTGATAGCAATCTATATCCGGGCAAAGATGCAGAAAAAAATAGGTCGATAA
- the pstC gene encoding phosphate ABC transporter permease subunit PstC codes for MIHSCFLVTAFTSVLVLFLIMVFLFVEGLPVFHYVSLPDFIFGFEWYPTDEPPALGIWPLIVGSGAVTMLSSLIAVPLGVMTAIYLAEIASARVRSIVKPAVEMLAALPSVVIGFFGMVVVAPFLQDTFDIAVGLNLFNASVMLAFMAVPTITSLSEDALYSVPPELKEASLALGATHWQSIYKVLIPASLSGISTGVILGMARSIGETMVVLMVAGGAGLLPTSIFDPVRPMPASIAAEMGEAPFHSEHYHALFAIGMVLFLFTMAFNLIADYVAHKYKQVGSATL; via the coding sequence ATTATACATTCCTGCTTCCTCGTAACTGCATTTACTTCTGTCCTAGTTCTCTTTTTAATTATGGTTTTTCTATTTGTCGAAGGATTGCCGGTCTTTCACTATGTCTCATTACCTGATTTTATTTTTGGATTTGAGTGGTATCCTACTGATGAACCTCCAGCTCTTGGAATCTGGCCGCTTATTGTCGGGTCCGGTGCGGTTACAATGCTTTCATCTCTTATCGCGGTTCCACTAGGAGTCATGACGGCGATTTATCTTGCCGAGATTGCATCTGCGCGAGTACGCAGCATCGTTAAGCCTGCTGTCGAAATGCTGGCGGCACTTCCTTCTGTCGTTATCGGTTTTTTTGGTATGGTAGTTGTTGCTCCTTTTTTACAGGATACATTCGATATCGCAGTCGGACTAAATCTTTTTAATGCATCGGTAATGCTTGCATTTATGGCGGTCCCAACAATTACCAGTCTTTCTGAAGATGCTCTTTACTCCGTGCCACCAGAGCTTAAAGAGGCTTCACTGGCTCTTGGCGCAACTCATTGGCAGTCTATATACAAAGTGCTTATCCCTGCTTCCTTATCCGGGATTTCTACAGGAGTTATTCTTGGGATGGCCCGCTCCATAGGTGAAACAATGGTTGTGCTAATGGTTGCTGGTGGTGCCGGACTTCTCCCAACTTCAATATTTGACCCAGTTCGCCCTATGCCTGCATCTATCGCCGCAGAAATGGGTGAAGCTCCCTTTCATAGTGAACATTATCATGCACTGTTTGCCATCGGCATGGTGCTCTTTTTGTTTACCATGGCATTCAACCTTATTGCTGATTATGTAGCACATAAATACAAGCAGGTCGGTTCCGCGACTCTGTAG
- a CDS encoding PstS family phosphate ABC transporter substrate-binding protein: MKKIIALVAIMVMAFTGSAFAGTLQVKGSTTVLPLMQKAAEAFMKANPNVSISISGGGSSNGAKALIDGTTDIGMMSRDMKSSEIEKATANGRAPEQFIVALDCIVPVVNPANPVGALTKAQLFGIYTGKITNWKELGGEDAKIVVISRDTSSGTYDCWKSKIMKKDGKKHRVFPGALLQASNGAVAQAVSKNKKAIGYVGLAYLNKELKGVSVNGISPSVAAAKDGSYPIARGLNLYTPGKPTGETKALVDFMMSPAGQKLAADTGFIPVK, from the coding sequence ATGAAAAAAATTATCGCACTCGTAGCTATTATGGTTATGGCATTTACAGGTTCCGCATTTGCCGGAACTCTTCAGGTTAAAGGTTCTACCACTGTTCTGCCTCTCATGCAGAAGGCTGCTGAAGCTTTCATGAAGGCTAACCCTAATGTTTCCATTTCCATCTCTGGTGGAGGCTCTTCAAATGGTGCTAAGGCACTTATCGACGGCACAACCGATATCGGAATGATGTCCCGCGATATGAAAAGCAGCGAAATCGAGAAAGCAACAGCCAATGGCCGTGCTCCTGAGCAGTTCATTGTAGCTCTTGACTGCATTGTACCTGTTGTTAACCCCGCAAACCCGGTAGGCGCACTAACTAAAGCTCAGTTGTTCGGTATTTATACTGGTAAGATCACTAACTGGAAAGAGCTTGGCGGCGAAGATGCAAAGATCGTTGTGATTTCACGTGATACTTCTTCCGGTACCTATGACTGCTGGAAAAGCAAAATAATGAAGAAAGACGGTAAAAAACACCGTGTATTCCCAGGGGCTCTGCTACAGGCTTCCAATGGTGCTGTTGCACAGGCTGTATCAAAAAACAAAAAAGCAATCGGCTATGTTGGTCTTGCTTATCTGAATAAAGAACTCAAAGGTGTATCTGTAAACGGAATTTCACCTTCTGTTGCAGCTGCAAAAGACGGATCTTACCCGATTGCACGTGGGCTTAATCTTTATACTCCCGGTAAACCAACAGGCGAAACAAAAGCTCTCGTTGATTTCATGATGAGTCCTGCCGGTCAGAAACTTGCTGCTGACACTGGTTTCATTCCTGTAAAATAG
- a CDS encoding protoporphyrinogen/coproporphyrinogen oxidase, with protein MKTKYVIIGAGPTGLGAARRLSELGENSFIVLEKNSWAGGLASSFTDEKGFTWDIGGHVAFSHYKYYDDLLDELLQDEYIEHLRESWVRTLNTWVPYPFQNNIRYLPNQEKWECVRGLLPGERPETTPHNFEEWINSVFGKGIAKYFMHPYNYKVWATYPKDMAFSWIGERVSVIDLRSVLKNILLERDQLSWGPNNKFRFPLKGGTGTIYRKLADTVSRFIKYNTQVIAINQQDKNVADSEGNIYNYEYLLNTAPLDILTNKWLSQPSSQLTNAASKLKHNGVVVAGVGLSTSKPDSRCWMYFPESDSPFYRVTNFHNYSPNNTPIPGQGRALMCEVSYSKDKLINTDNILHEVEDGLVKTTMLKNSDRENIISRWSINVDYGYPIPCLQRDEALKILQPALESMNIYSRGRFGGWKYEVSNMDHSVMQGVEWAERMISAKPETTYRIS; from the coding sequence ATGAAAACCAAGTATGTCATTATTGGCGCGGGTCCTACGGGGCTTGGTGCAGCTCGAAGGCTTTCTGAATTAGGGGAAAATTCTTTCATTGTGTTGGAAAAAAATTCCTGGGCAGGAGGACTTGCCTCCAGTTTCACAGACGAAAAAGGCTTTACCTGGGATATCGGTGGCCATGTAGCTTTCTCTCATTACAAATATTACGATGACCTTCTCGACGAACTTCTGCAGGATGAATACATTGAGCATTTAAGGGAATCATGGGTGCGAACACTGAACACATGGGTTCCTTATCCTTTCCAGAACAACATCCGCTACCTTCCTAATCAGGAAAAATGGGAATGTGTTAGAGGACTGCTGCCAGGTGAAAGACCTGAAACAACTCCCCATAACTTTGAGGAATGGATTAACAGTGTATTTGGTAAAGGCATCGCCAAATATTTTATGCACCCATATAACTATAAGGTATGGGCAACTTATCCGAAGGATATGGCATTTTCATGGATAGGTGAAAGAGTCAGTGTTATTGATCTTCGCTCTGTGCTGAAAAATATTCTTCTCGAACGCGATCAGCTTTCATGGGGACCTAATAATAAATTTCGTTTTCCTCTCAAGGGAGGAACTGGAACTATATATCGCAAGCTTGCAGATACTGTTTCTCGGTTTATTAAATATAATACTCAAGTTATCGCCATTAATCAGCAGGATAAAAATGTGGCAGATTCTGAAGGTAATATTTATAACTATGAATATTTATTGAATACTGCGCCCCTTGATATTCTAACGAACAAATGGCTTTCTCAACCATCAAGTCAGCTTACTAATGCTGCATCAAAACTCAAGCATAATGGTGTTGTAGTTGCTGGAGTAGGACTTTCCACATCAAAACCAGACTCTCGATGCTGGATGTATTTCCCTGAAAGCGACAGCCCTTTTTACAGGGTGACCAATTTTCACAACTACTCTCCTAACAATACACCAATTCCGGGTCAGGGACGCGCATTAATGTGTGAAGTATCTTATTCCAAAGACAAATTAATCAATACGGATAATATTCTTCATGAAGTTGAGGACGGGCTCGTTAAAACAACAATGCTTAAAAACAGTGACCGTGAAAATATCATTTCACGCTGGTCAATTAATGTTGATTACGGCTATCCTATCCCTTGCCTGCAACGCGATGAAGCGTTAAAGATTCTACAACCTGCACTTGAATCCATGAATATTTATTCTCGCGGTCGTTTCGGTGGCTGGAAATATGAAGTGTCCAACATGGATCATTCTGTCATGCAGGGAGTAGAATGGGCTGAAAGGATGATCAGTGCCAAGCCCGAAACCACATACAGGATCAGCTAA